A part of Miscanthus floridulus cultivar M001 chromosome 6, ASM1932011v1, whole genome shotgun sequence genomic DNA contains:
- the LOC136461697 gene encoding transcription initiation factor TFIID subunit 4b-like → MLIPILQAHLDRDKDMQLQAVWAKLRRNEVHKDDFLRVIRNIVGDQMLKQAAHKVFVQMQAQAQRNSQANPSQQSLFSQVSSQPMPSSGSAQLHDQKLRPPGPPNQGHKNQVSSSPQAFAPPSGTQAQNSVHYLAHDNPNQNPDAKGTNAVPNQPPRMNTAVPLQAKNKQHQPTQLQQASQQIYGASNPGAQAYPRSITGSLRSPSPVPESQPSMHAPGMAPAKIVPPPTHPMMQHNAVAWQMHQNKELKTNAPPPNANVKQNSESVGKARVAGTASSSAKGKQGTPNSTPNASGGAKSSKKSGGQKKSLEAAGSTQPSSKKQKTSGAFQEQSIDQLNDVTAVSGVNIREEEEQLLSAPMEESLASQEARRIAQEEEENLFLRKGPLLKKLAEIARKCDLKNISGDVEHCLSMCVEERLRRLISTLIRVSKQRIDTEKTGHRLVITSDVGRQILQMNQKAKEEWDKKQAEEADKNKKQTEADGSGATELEKEKEESRPKNVKPNKEEDDKMRTNAANVAARQAVGGSDMLSKWQLMAEQARQKREGLDVSAASQPGRGPGSRPLSKFGKGPGEHQEGSKRSHSVAFGTGGMNRPGRTPYAGPQRMISVKDVICALEREPQMTKSRLIYRLHERLPVDSTVD, encoded by the exons ATGTTAATTCCAATCCTACAGGCACATCTTGACAGAGACAAAGATATGCAGCTTCAAGCTGTATGGGCAAAACTTAGG CGTAATGAAGTCCACAAAGATGATTTCTTAAGAGTTATCAGGAATATTGTTGGGGATCAAATGCTCAAGCAGGCAGCTCATAAAGTTTTTGTACAG ATGCAAGCACAGGCGCAAAGAAATAGCCAGGCAAATCCAAGTCAGCAGTCTTTATTCTCTCAAGTTTCTTCACAGCCGATGCCTTCCAGTGGTTCAGCACAGTTACATGATCAGAAACTTCGGCCACCTGGACCACCCAACCAAGGTCACAAAAACCAGGTGTCATCTTCACCTCAGGCTTTTGCACCACCATCAGGCACTCAAGCGCAGAATAGTGTACACTATCTTGCTCATGATAACCCGAACCAAAACCCTGACGCAAAGGGTACAAATGCTGTACCAAATCAACCACCTAGAATGAACACAGCAGTTCCATTGCAAGCAAAGAACAAACAACATCAACCAACACAGTTGCAGCAGGCCTCACAGCAAATATATGGAGCAAGTAATCCCGGTGCCCAGGCTTACCCTCGGTCAATCACTGGTTCTCTTAGATCACCGAGTCCTGTTCCAGAATCACAGCCATCCATGCATGCTCCTGGAATGGCTCCTGCAAAAATCGTCCCTCCTCCTACTCATCCAATGATGCAGCACAATGCAGTTGCATGGCAAATGCATCAAAACAAGGAATTGAAAACTAATGCTCCCCCTCCAAATGCTAATGTGAAGCAAAATTCTGAATCTGTTGGCAAAGCACGCGTAGCTGGCACAGCAAGTTCTTCTGCTAAAGGAAAGCAG GGAACTCCTAACTCTACACCCAATGCTAGTGGAGGTGCAAAGAGTAGCAAGAAATCGGGTGGGCAGAAGAAATCATTGGAAGCAGCAGGCTCTACGCAACCTTCAAG CAAAAAGCAGAAGACATCTGGAGCCTTCCAGGAACAAAGCATCGATCAACTTAATGATGTCACAGCCGTTAGTGGTGTTAATATCAGG GAAGAGGAAGAACAATTACTGTCTGCCCCTATGGAAGAGAGCCTTGCCTCACAAGAAGCACGAAGAATTgcacaggaagaagaagaaaatcttTTCCTAAGGAAGGGTCCACTCCTGAAGAAACTAGCAGAAATCG CTCGGAAATGCGATCTGAAGAATATTAGTGGCGATGTGGAACACTGTTTATCAATG TGTGTGGAGGAGCGTTTGCGAAGACTCATAAGTACTCTCATACGAGTCTCAAAACAG AGAATCGATACTGAAAAGACCGGGCATCGACTAGTTATTACTTCAGATGTTGGTCGTCAAATTTTACAGATGAACCAGAAAGCTAAGGAAGAATGGGATAAAAAACAAGCAGAAGAAGCTGACAAGAACAAGAAACAAACTGAG GCTGATGGCAGTGGTGCTACagaattggaaaaagaaaaagaggaaaGTCGCCCAAAGAACGTCAAG CCCAACAAGGAAGAAGATGATAAAATGAGAACGAATGCTGCGaatgttgctgctcggcaagcAGTTGGAGGAAGCGATATGCTCTCAAAGTGGCAGTTGATGGCTGAGCAAGCCAGGCAGAAGCGAGAAGGCCTTGATGTGTCTGCTGCTTCACAGCCAGGCAGAGGACCAGGTTCCAGGCCATTATCCAAATTTGGAAAAGGTCCTGGCGAACACCAGGAAGGTTCAAAGAGGAGCCATTCGGTGGCATTCGGAACTG GAGGCATGAATAGACCAGGCAGGACAC